One Luteibacter aegosomaticola genomic window carries:
- a CDS encoding acyltransferase family protein, with product MSHSTLPRSPGIDLLRGASILLVVVHHLGLRLPLHKTDAALWLPVFLLKGFIYNGYEAVFLFFVISGFLITRHVLERDGALPTVDWRAFYKRRVARIAPCLLGLIGVLLACHAMGVPNYVIDKPGQSPLGATVSALTFTLNVYEGRTDWLPGGWDVLWSLSVEEVFYLAFPLVCLTLGRTRWLVPALALLVLSVPFTRAAITDNEIWQEKAYLPGMGAIAAGVLAALARARSGVPCRGARWALAAAGIAGLVLVMFSGGWLWRAVHEGYMLILIGAAVALVVASPEDGRAVPYTGWLQAMGRASYEIYLTHMFVVFTLVGIARMTATDKAWGWLWYAPAVLLAWALGHLVSVYFSEPANRALRRRLLRPASATAPAA from the coding sequence GTGTCGCATAGCACCCTCCCGCGCAGCCCTGGCATCGACCTGCTGCGTGGCGCCAGCATCCTCCTCGTGGTGGTCCACCACCTTGGCCTGCGTCTGCCCTTGCACAAGACGGATGCCGCGCTCTGGCTGCCGGTGTTCCTGCTCAAAGGGTTCATCTACAACGGCTACGAGGCCGTTTTTCTTTTCTTCGTGATATCCGGGTTCCTGATTACCCGGCACGTGCTCGAGCGCGATGGCGCGCTTCCGACGGTGGACTGGCGCGCGTTTTACAAACGCCGCGTCGCGCGCATCGCGCCCTGCCTGCTTGGCCTTATCGGGGTGTTGCTGGCCTGCCACGCGATGGGCGTGCCGAACTACGTGATCGACAAGCCCGGGCAATCGCCGCTGGGCGCGACCGTTTCCGCGCTTACCTTCACGCTCAACGTGTACGAGGGGCGCACCGATTGGCTCCCGGGTGGCTGGGACGTGCTGTGGTCGCTGTCGGTGGAGGAGGTGTTCTACCTCGCGTTTCCCCTGGTCTGCCTGACCCTGGGGCGCACCCGCTGGCTGGTGCCTGCGCTGGCACTGCTGGTGCTGTCGGTACCGTTCACGCGCGCAGCGATCACAGATAACGAGATCTGGCAGGAGAAGGCCTATCTGCCGGGCATGGGCGCGATCGCCGCAGGCGTGCTGGCGGCGCTGGCGCGTGCACGGTCCGGTGTCCCTTGCCGCGGTGCCCGCTGGGCGCTCGCGGCGGCAGGCATCGCCGGCCTCGTGCTGGTGATGTTTTCCGGCGGCTGGCTATGGCGGGCGGTCCACGAGGGCTACATGCTGATCCTGATCGGCGCGGCCGTGGCCCTGGTCGTCGCATCGCCCGAAGATGGCCGCGCGGTGCCTTATACGGGATGGCTGCAAGCGATGGGCCGAGCCAGCTACGAGATCTACCTCACGCATATGTTCGTGGTGTTTACGCTGGTCGGCATCGCCCGCATGACCGCGACGGACAAGGCATGGGGGTGGCTGTGGTATGCACCGGCCGTGTTGCTTGCGTGGGCGCTGGGGCATCTGGTGTCGGTGTATTTTTCCGAGCCCGCCAACCGCGCGTTGCGCCGGCGTTTGCTCAGGCCTGCTTCCGCGACGGCGCCTGCGGCGTAG
- a CDS encoding YihY/virulence factor BrkB family protein — protein sequence MRFRRWFELTKTSVVTATNGFSDDELMTRAAALSFYSALSFAPLLVLLLWILSALGDQWQAQLVESLTNVIGQQGAAAVKLVIDNAQQRPKLGNVVGIIGLCVTIFSASAVFAQLQSTINRVWKIRAKPGEAVAGWLSTRARAFGLLIGIAFLLIISFVVSSLIQALIPGDTVTWQVVEAVISFGVFVIAFGAMYRILPDAEIAWRDAARGGILTALLFVAGKFLISLYIDRASIGGAYGPAGAIVVLLTWVYYASIIVLLGAELTHGLAVARGAKIRPAEHAESFAEAVPATPQAPSRKQA from the coding sequence ATGCGCTTTCGACGCTGGTTCGAACTGACGAAAACATCGGTCGTTACCGCGACCAACGGCTTCAGCGATGACGAGCTGATGACCCGCGCTGCCGCCCTGTCGTTCTACTCCGCGCTGTCTTTCGCACCACTGCTGGTGCTCCTGCTATGGATACTTTCCGCGCTGGGCGACCAGTGGCAGGCGCAGTTGGTGGAGAGCCTTACCAACGTGATCGGCCAGCAAGGCGCGGCGGCGGTGAAGCTGGTGATCGACAACGCGCAGCAACGGCCCAAGTTGGGCAACGTGGTCGGCATCATCGGCCTGTGCGTGACGATCTTCAGCGCGTCGGCCGTCTTCGCCCAACTCCAGTCCACGATCAACCGCGTCTGGAAGATCCGCGCCAAGCCAGGCGAGGCTGTCGCCGGCTGGCTCAGCACGCGGGCACGGGCGTTCGGCCTGCTTATCGGCATCGCCTTCCTGCTGATCATCTCGTTCGTGGTGAGCAGCCTGATCCAGGCGCTGATTCCCGGCGACACCGTCACGTGGCAAGTCGTCGAGGCGGTCATTTCATTCGGCGTGTTCGTCATCGCCTTCGGCGCGATGTACCGGATCCTGCCGGATGCCGAGATCGCCTGGCGCGATGCCGCGCGCGGCGGGATCCTCACCGCCCTGCTCTTCGTCGCCGGCAAATTCCTGATCAGCCTGTACATCGACCGCGCCAGCATCGGCGGAGCCTACGGGCCCGCCGGCGCGATCGTGGTCCTGCTCACCTGGGTCTACTACGCATCGATCATCGTCCTGCTCGGCGCGGAACTCACCCACGGCCTGGCCGTGGCGCGCGGCGCGAAGATCCGCCCTGCCGAGCACGCCGAGAGCTTCGCGGAAGCGGTACCCGCTACGCCGCAGGCGCCGTCGCGGAAGCAGGCCTGA
- a CDS encoding CsbD family protein — protein MDKNRTEGMKHEVKGAMKEAAGKLTGNHAKQAAGNIEKNAGKVQKEVGKAADQMRDRDRHH, from the coding sequence ATGGACAAGAACCGTACCGAAGGCATGAAACACGAGGTAAAGGGTGCCATGAAGGAAGCCGCCGGCAAGCTCACCGGCAACCACGCCAAACAAGCCGCCGGCAACATCGAGAAAAACGCGGGCAAGGTGCAGAAGGAAGTAGGCAAGGCCGCTGACCAGATGCGCGATCGCGACCGTCACCATTAA
- a CDS encoding Nramp family divalent metal transporter — translation MFFPLPKTATAPFCPSEVAGSIVVAEALPWWKKALRFAGPGLLVSVGYMDPGNWATDIEAGSRFGYQLLFVVLLSSLAAMLLQCLAARLGIATRQDLAQLSSQRYPKALGRAQWVLAEISIISCDLAEVLGSALAFKLLFGVSLPVGVALTALDTFIVLGLQGQGFRRVESIILGLVGTIGICFVVQLFLVGPDWHAVAAGFVPSLHALDSREPLYLAIGILGATIMPHNLYLHSSIVQTRAVAGEQGKWSAIRLTRVDTICSLSLALLINAAILIVAAGAFHASGRRDVADIGDAYQLLAPIAGTTVASIAFAIGLFASGQSSTFTGTIAGQVIMDGFLQMKIPCWQRRLITRGLAIIPAFIGVCVMGDRAIGTLLVASQVVLSVQLPFAMYPLIRFTDDRGLMGAFANSRLVSVSAWALFVAISAANAWLVAQVVGLA, via the coding sequence ATGTTCTTTCCGTTACCGAAGACGGCCACGGCGCCGTTCTGCCCTTCCGAAGTCGCCGGCTCCATCGTCGTGGCCGAGGCCTTGCCCTGGTGGAAGAAAGCCCTGCGCTTCGCGGGCCCGGGCCTGCTGGTTTCCGTGGGTTACATGGATCCGGGCAACTGGGCCACGGATATCGAAGCAGGCTCACGCTTCGGCTACCAGCTGCTGTTCGTCGTGTTGCTCTCCAGCCTGGCGGCCATGTTGTTGCAATGCCTTGCGGCACGCCTAGGCATCGCCACGCGCCAGGATCTTGCGCAGCTCTCCAGCCAGCGCTATCCGAAAGCACTGGGGCGTGCACAGTGGGTGCTGGCGGAAATTTCCATCATTTCCTGCGACCTGGCCGAGGTGCTGGGCAGCGCGCTTGCGTTCAAATTGCTGTTCGGGGTGTCGTTACCCGTGGGCGTGGCGCTGACCGCGCTCGATACCTTCATCGTGCTGGGCTTGCAGGGCCAGGGCTTCCGCCGCGTGGAGTCGATCATCCTGGGCCTGGTCGGCACCATCGGTATCTGCTTCGTGGTGCAGCTTTTCCTGGTGGGACCGGACTGGCATGCCGTGGCCGCGGGCTTTGTCCCGTCGCTGCACGCGCTGGATAGCCGCGAGCCGCTGTATCTGGCGATCGGCATCCTCGGTGCGACGATCATGCCGCACAACCTCTATCTGCACTCGTCCATCGTGCAGACGCGCGCCGTCGCCGGCGAGCAGGGCAAGTGGTCGGCGATCCGGCTTACCCGGGTGGATACGATCTGCTCGCTGAGCCTGGCCCTGCTCATCAATGCCGCGATCCTCATCGTAGCCGCTGGCGCGTTCCACGCGAGCGGCCGGCGCGATGTCGCCGACATCGGCGATGCCTACCAGTTGCTGGCGCCGATCGCGGGTACGACGGTGGCATCGATCGCGTTCGCCATCGGCCTGTTCGCGTCCGGCCAGAGCTCCACGTTCACCGGCACCATCGCGGGGCAGGTGATCATGGATGGCTTCCTGCAGATGAAGATCCCGTGCTGGCAGCGGCGGCTGATCACGCGTGGGTTGGCCATCATCCCGGCATTCATTGGCGTCTGCGTCATGGGAGACCGGGCGATCGGCACGCTGCTGGTGGCCAGCCAGGTCGTGTTGAGCGTGCAGCTTCCGTTTGCCATGTATCCGCTGATCCGGTTTACCGATGATCGCGGCCTGATGGGGGCGTTCGCCAACAGCCGACTGGTATCGGTCAGCGCGTGGGCCCTGTTCGTGGCGATCTCCGCCGCCAATGCGTGGCTGGTCGCGCAGGTGGTTGGGCTGGCCTGA